The following proteins are encoded in a genomic region of Geitlerinema sp. PCC 9228:
- a CDS encoding response regulator: MPFSSVQRFLTRFSGKLPLRVVFIVPFALQIIAAVGLTGYLAYRNGQKTVRDLSSQLRSELTARIDQQLQDYMEIPHHINELNANALAQGQINVNDATGYELLWQQAKIYDTTNLVYCSSADTGALLGVVRSPQKRELQLLSYNEAGAYLGHYYALDDFGNRGRLLRKGQNPYDARKRPWYRAAIQANAPVWSDIYLDFDTQKPTITASLPVYNPKNDELLGVCATDVLLTVELSDFLENLEIGQSGEAFIVESSGRLVSSSTGENLQMRGGANPQRLLATASRNALVRKTSKYLEENFGGWHRIHKKQQLEFKLDGKGYFVQIFPFRHAQGLSWTIVLVIPKADFMAQIYANNRITLQLGMIALAIAVLFGIVTSRWVVQPILRLNTAAKQLSKRKWSQQLDTQRSDELGELARSFEDMATQLRQSLETLERQNIELQQLDKLKDEFLANTSHELRTPLNGIVGIAESLLDGYGGDLSPKVRQNLDAIVQSGYRLTTLVNDILDFSQLKHQSLQLHRKPVELRSMVEVVLTLSQTTVGTKPIELRNEVDPNFPPVEADENRLQQILYNLVGNAIKFTDSGWVTVSAELVSPSEDSEECRQIAVTVADTGSGISPEVLPHIFDSFHQGDGSHTRQYQGTGLGLAITKKLVNLHGGDISVESQLGSGSQFTFTLPVADLPPPIAGDFLVSKNQWRSQLLPSVPTRNDAIANTEAVSQATPATATNNGCAAIENVRDRFSILIVDDEPINIQVLANHLALHDYDITQATSGLEALQLIENGFKPDLVLLDIMMPQMTGYEVCRKLRAQFPANELPVLMLTAKNQVNDVVEGLHVGANDYLTKPISKSELLARIKTHLYLSNLNAAYSRFVPHEFLHLLNKESILEVQLGDRLQQQMSVMFADIRDFTSLSETMTLAENFQFINGYLSTMEPVISEHCGFIDKYIGDGIMALFACGVNDAVNAAIAMLQNLNVRNQERWHDGKHPIRIGIGINTGMLAVGTVGGQQRMDTTVIGDAVNLACRLESLTKKYGTSLLISHHTLSLLDFPQEYLVRFIDRVQVKGKSQAVGVFEIFDGDPAAVRQGKLDTLMRFERALQLYYRRNYVAATQLLQECWRENPSDRVVQVYLQRMKNHM, from the coding sequence ATGCCTTTTTCCTCTGTACAGCGTTTTTTGACCCGTTTTTCTGGAAAGCTACCCCTACGAGTTGTCTTCATCGTTCCTTTTGCCCTACAAATTATTGCCGCTGTGGGTTTGACGGGATATCTAGCCTATCGAAACGGTCAAAAAACAGTTCGCGACCTTTCTTCGCAGTTACGTAGCGAACTGACAGCGCGCATTGACCAACAGTTGCAAGACTACATGGAAATTCCCCACCACATCAACGAGCTCAATGCCAATGCTCTGGCGCAGGGGCAAATCAATGTTAATGACGCTACGGGATACGAGCTGCTTTGGCAACAGGCTAAAATTTACGATACCACGAATTTGGTTTATTGCAGCAGTGCCGATACGGGGGCTTTGTTGGGGGTGGTGCGATCGCCTCAAAAGCGGGAGTTGCAGCTACTAAGCTACAATGAAGCTGGGGCGTATCTGGGTCATTACTATGCTTTAGACGATTTTGGCAATCGCGGTCGGTTGTTAAGAAAAGGGCAAAACCCCTACGACGCGCGCAAACGCCCTTGGTATCGCGCCGCCATACAAGCCAATGCCCCTGTTTGGAGCGATATTTACCTGGATTTCGATACCCAAAAACCCACCATCACCGCCAGTTTACCAGTTTACAACCCCAAAAACGATGAATTGCTAGGGGTTTGCGCCACGGATGTGCTGCTGACGGTGGAGTTAAGCGACTTTTTAGAAAATTTGGAAATCGGGCAATCTGGCGAAGCTTTCATTGTCGAATCCTCGGGAAGGTTGGTTTCCAGTTCCACCGGGGAAAACCTGCAAATGCGCGGTGGTGCTAATCCCCAACGGCTGCTGGCCACTGCCAGCCGCAATGCTTTGGTGCGCAAGACTTCCAAGTATTTAGAGGAAAACTTTGGGGGGTGGCATCGCATTCACAAAAAACAGCAGTTAGAATTTAAACTAGATGGAAAAGGTTATTTTGTCCAAATTTTCCCTTTTCGCCACGCACAGGGCTTATCTTGGACCATTGTCTTGGTAATTCCCAAAGCGGATTTTATGGCACAAATCTATGCCAACAACCGCATCACCTTACAACTGGGAATGATTGCCCTCGCGATCGCGGTCTTATTTGGAATCGTCACTTCCCGTTGGGTGGTACAGCCGATTTTGCGTCTCAATACCGCTGCCAAACAGTTGAGTAAGCGCAAATGGTCGCAGCAACTAGATACCCAGCGTTCCGATGAGTTAGGGGAACTGGCACGGTCGTTTGAAGATATGGCTACCCAGCTACGTCAGTCTCTGGAAACGTTGGAACGGCAAAACATCGAACTGCAACAACTGGATAAACTCAAAGATGAATTCCTCGCCAACACTTCTCATGAACTGCGAACTCCCCTCAACGGCATCGTCGGTATTGCCGAGTCGCTGCTGGATGGCTACGGCGGCGATTTATCTCCCAAAGTCAGGCAAAATTTAGATGCGATCGTACAAAGTGGCTATCGCCTCACCACTCTAGTCAACGATATTCTAGATTTTTCGCAGCTGAAGCATCAAAGTTTGCAACTCCACCGCAAACCCGTGGAACTGCGGTCAATGGTGGAAGTGGTGTTAACCCTCAGCCAAACTACCGTTGGCACCAAACCCATCGAACTACGCAACGAGGTCGATCCGAATTTTCCCCCTGTGGAAGCAGACGAAAACCGCTTGCAACAAATTTTATACAATTTGGTAGGTAATGCGATTAAATTCACCGACAGCGGTTGGGTAACGGTTTCCGCGGAACTGGTTTCGCCGTCGGAGGATAGCGAGGAATGCCGCCAAATTGCGGTGACAGTTGCTGATACGGGAAGTGGGATTTCGCCGGAGGTGTTGCCGCATATTTTTGATTCTTTTCATCAAGGGGATGGTTCCCATACCAGGCAGTATCAAGGAACGGGTTTGGGATTGGCAATTACGAAAAAATTGGTGAATTTGCATGGTGGCGATATTTCTGTAGAGTCGCAATTGGGAAGCGGTTCTCAGTTTACGTTTACTTTGCCAGTGGCTGATTTGCCACCCCCCATTGCAGGGGATTTCCTGGTTTCTAAAAACCAATGGCGATCGCAGTTGTTACCATCGGTTCCCACTCGCAACGACGCGATCGCAAATACCGAAGCAGTCTCCCAAGCGACGCCAGCCACCGCTACCAACAACGGTTGTGCTGCTATTGAGAATGTACGCGATCGCTTTTCCATTTTGATTGTAGACGACGAACCTATTAACATTCAGGTACTTGCCAATCATTTGGCATTGCACGATTACGATATTACACAAGCCACCAGCGGTCTAGAGGCATTGCAACTCATCGAGAACGGGTTCAAGCCAGACCTGGTTCTTCTCGATATTATGATGCCGCAGATGACTGGCTATGAGGTTTGTCGGAAATTACGCGCTCAATTCCCAGCTAACGAACTGCCGGTTTTGATGCTTACAGCTAAGAATCAGGTGAACGATGTGGTGGAAGGATTGCATGTAGGTGCTAACGATTACCTCACCAAACCCATTTCTAAATCCGAGCTTCTCGCCAGAATTAAAACCCATTTGTATTTGTCGAATTTGAATGCTGCCTACAGTCGTTTCGTTCCCCACGAGTTTTTGCATCTTTTAAACAAGGAAAGTATTCTGGAAGTTCAGTTGGGCGATCGCTTGCAGCAGCAAATGTCGGTGATGTTTGCAGATATTCGCGATTTTACTTCCCTTTCGGAAACCATGACCCTAGCGGAAAATTTCCAGTTTATTAACGGTTACCTTAGTACCATGGAACCGGTGATTTCAGAACATTGCGGGTTTATTGACAAATACATTGGCGACGGGATTATGGCGTTGTTTGCTTGTGGGGTGAACGATGCGGTTAATGCTGCGATCGCGATGTTACAAAATTTAAATGTACGCAATCAGGAACGTTGGCATGATGGCAAGCATCCCATTCGCATTGGTATTGGCATCAACACGGGAATGCTGGCGGTGGGAACGGTTGGCGGTCAACAACGTATGGATACCACGGTCATTGGCGATGCGGTGAATTTGGCTTGTCGGTTGGAAAGTTTAACCAAAAAATACGGCACTTCTTTACTGATTTCCCACCACACGCTTTCTTTGTTGGATTTTCCCCAGGAGTATTTGGTACGATTTATAGATCGGGTACAGGTTAAAGGCAAATCCCAGGCGGTGGGAGTGTTTGAAATCTTTGACGGCGATCCGGCGGCAGTTCGCCAAGGCAAACTAGATACCCTGATGCGTTTTGAAAGAGCTTTGCAACTGTACTACCGCCGCAATTATGTGGCTGCTACCCAACTGTTGCAAGAATGCTGGCGGGAAAATCCCAGCGATCGCGTAGTGCAAGTGTATTTACAACGTATGAAAAACCATATGTAA